The following coding sequences lie in one Mycobacterium sp. DL440 genomic window:
- a CDS encoding amino acid permease: protein MSALRRIKSVEQSIADTDEPSTRLRKDLTWWDLTVFGVSVVIGAGIFTITASTAGNLTGPAISIAFLIAAVACGLAALCYAEFASTVPVAGSAYTFSYATFGEFAAWIIGWDLILEFAVASAVVAKGWSSYLGTVFGFGGGIADFGGLAVDWGALVIIALVTVLLVVGTKLSAHFSLVITIIKVSVVLLVVIVGAFYIKAANYTPFIPPNEAGEGASGADQSLFSLLTGAAGSHYGWYGVLAGASIVFFAFIGFDVVATTAEETRDPQRDVPRGILASLGIVTVLYVAVSVVLSGMVSYTVLRDAPGGHANLATAFDANGVHWAATVISIGALAGLTTVVIVLMLGQTRVLFAMSRDGLLPRRLAATGSHGTPVRITMIVGVLVAIAASVFPMGRLEEMVNIGTLFAFVLVSAGVIVLRRTRPDLPRGFRVPWVPVLPIAAILACLWLMLNLTGLTWIRFLLWMVIGVVVYAAYGRRHSMLANREAAATV, encoded by the coding sequence ATGTCTGCCCTTCGGCGAATCAAATCTGTCGAGCAGTCGATTGCCGACACCGATGAGCCGTCGACCCGGCTCCGCAAGGACCTCACGTGGTGGGACCTGACGGTTTTCGGTGTGTCGGTCGTGATCGGCGCAGGCATTTTCACCATCACCGCCTCCACAGCGGGCAATCTGACCGGACCCGCGATCTCGATTGCCTTCCTTATCGCCGCCGTGGCGTGCGGTTTGGCCGCCTTGTGTTACGCCGAGTTCGCCTCCACCGTGCCGGTGGCCGGCAGCGCTTATACCTTTTCCTATGCGACGTTCGGTGAATTCGCGGCGTGGATCATCGGATGGGATCTGATCCTGGAGTTCGCCGTCGCATCCGCGGTGGTGGCCAAGGGGTGGTCGAGCTACCTCGGGACAGTGTTCGGATTCGGCGGCGGAATAGCGGATTTCGGCGGTCTTGCCGTCGACTGGGGTGCGCTGGTGATCATTGCGCTGGTGACGGTTCTGCTGGTGGTCGGCACCAAGCTGTCTGCGCACTTCAGTCTGGTGATCACGATCATCAAGGTGTCGGTCGTGCTGTTGGTGGTGATCGTCGGTGCCTTCTACATCAAGGCCGCGAACTACACCCCGTTCATCCCGCCGAACGAGGCCGGTGAGGGCGCCAGCGGGGCCGACCAGTCCCTGTTTTCGCTGTTGACCGGGGCAGCGGGCAGCCATTACGGCTGGTACGGCGTGCTGGCCGGCGCCTCGATTGTGTTCTTTGCGTTCATCGGCTTCGACGTTGTCGCGACCACCGCCGAGGAGACCCGCGATCCGCAGCGCGATGTGCCCCGCGGCATCCTGGCCTCGCTCGGCATCGTCACCGTGCTGTACGTCGCGGTCTCTGTGGTGCTGTCGGGCATGGTCTCCTACACCGTGCTGCGCGATGCACCCGGTGGCCACGCCAACCTCGCCACGGCCTTCGACGCCAACGGCGTGCACTGGGCGGCGACAGTCATCTCCATCGGCGCGCTTGCGGGGCTCACCACGGTGGTGATCGTGTTGATGCTGGGGCAGACCCGGGTGCTTTTCGCGATGTCGCGTGATGGCCTGCTGCCGCGGCGGTTGGCCGCTACGGGCAGCCACGGCACACCGGTCCGGATCACCATGATCGTGGGTGTTCTTGTAGCGATCGCTGCGTCGGTGTTCCCGATGGGCCGCCTCGAAGAGATGGTCAACATCGGCACGCTGTTCGCCTTCGTGCTGGTTTCGGCCGGGGTGATCGTGCTGCGGCGGACCCGGCCTGACCTACCGCGCGGATTCCGCGTGCCGTGGGTGCCGGTGTTGCCGATCGCCGCGATCCTGGCGTGCCTGTGGTTGATGCTCAACCTGACCGGACTGACCTGGATCCGGTTCCTGCTCTGGATGGTGATCGGTGTAGTGGTGTACGCCGCCTACGGCCGCAGGCATTCGATGCTGGCCAACCGGGAAGCCGCCGCTACGGTCTGA
- a CDS encoding alkane 1-monooxygenase yields MGLIAPTAIFVMLPLVWALNQLGWHTAAQAPLWIGPILLYVLLPLLDLRFGPDGQNPPDEVMEQLENDKYYRYCTYVYIPFQYASVIMGAYLFTASDLSWLGFDGGLGWPAKIGIALSVGVLGGVGINTAHEMGHKRDSLERWLSKITLAQTWYGHFYIEHNRGHHVRVATPEDPASARFGETFWEFLPRSVFGSLRSSWELEAQRLRRQDKSPWHWSNDVLNAWAMSVVFFGILIAVFGPALIPFIVIQAIYGFSLLESVNYLEHYGLLRQKTSSGRYERCAPVHSWNSDHIVTNLFLYHLQRHSDHHANPTRRYQTLRSIDGAPNLPSGYASLIGLTYLPPLWRRLMDHRVLEHYDGDITKVNIQPRLRAKMLARYGAGDQQGAAA; encoded by the coding sequence ATGGGACTGATCGCCCCGACGGCGATCTTCGTGATGCTGCCGCTGGTCTGGGCGCTCAACCAGCTCGGCTGGCACACCGCCGCCCAGGCGCCGTTGTGGATCGGGCCGATCCTGCTCTACGTGCTACTGCCGCTGTTGGACCTGCGGTTCGGGCCGGACGGCCAGAACCCGCCCGATGAGGTGATGGAGCAGCTGGAGAACGACAAGTACTACCGCTACTGCACCTACGTCTACATCCCGTTCCAGTACGCGAGCGTCATCATGGGCGCCTACCTGTTCACCGCGTCCGACCTCAGCTGGCTCGGGTTTGACGGCGGGCTGGGCTGGCCGGCCAAGATCGGCATCGCGCTGTCGGTGGGTGTGCTCGGCGGGGTGGGAATCAACACCGCCCACGAGATGGGGCACAAGCGTGACTCGCTGGAGCGCTGGCTGTCCAAGATCACCCTGGCCCAGACCTGGTACGGCCACTTCTACATCGAGCACAACCGTGGTCACCACGTCCGCGTCGCCACTCCCGAGGATCCCGCGTCGGCCCGCTTCGGCGAAACGTTCTGGGAGTTCCTGCCGCGCAGCGTGTTCGGCAGCCTGCGCTCATCCTGGGAGTTGGAGGCCCAGCGGTTGCGCCGGCAGGACAAGTCGCCGTGGCACTGGTCCAACGATGTCCTCAACGCGTGGGCCATGTCGGTGGTGTTCTTCGGCATCCTGATCGCGGTGTTCGGACCCGCGCTGATCCCGTTCATCGTCATCCAGGCCATCTACGGCTTCAGCCTGCTGGAATCGGTGAACTACCTCGAGCACTACGGGCTGCTCCGGCAGAAGACCTCCAGCGGCCGCTACGAGCGTTGCGCGCCGGTGCACAGCTGGAACTCCGACCACATCGTGACCAACCTGTTCCTGTATCACCTGCAGCGCCACAGCGATCACCACGCCAACCCCACCCGCCGATACCAGACCCTCCGCAGCATTGACGGTGCGCCCAACCTGCCCAGCGGGTACGCGTCGCTGATCGGGCTCACCTACCTGCCGCCGTTGTGGCGCAGGCTGATGGACCACCGGGTACTGGAGCACTACGACGGTGACATCACCAAGGTGAACATCCAGCCGCGGCTGCGGGCCAAGATGCTGGCGCGCTACGGTGCCGGCGACCAGCAGGGGGCGGCGGCATGA
- a CDS encoding rubredoxin — protein sequence MSAYECPGCGYVYDEAKGAPREGFPAGTPWSEVPDDWCCPDCAVREKVDFEAIGVPK from the coding sequence GTGAGCGCGTACGAGTGCCCCGGATGCGGCTACGTGTACGACGAAGCGAAAGGTGCCCCGCGCGAGGGCTTTCCGGCCGGAACCCCGTGGAGTGAAGTGCCCGACGACTGGTGCTGCCCGGACTGTGCGGTGCGGGAGAAGGTCGATTTCGAGGCGATAGGAGTTCCGAAATGA
- a CDS encoding rubredoxin: MSEPYKLYICVQCGFEYDEAKGWPEDGIAPGTRWDDIPEDWSCPDCGAAKTDFEMVEVARP, from the coding sequence ATGAGCGAGCCGTACAAGCTGTACATCTGCGTGCAGTGTGGATTCGAATACGACGAGGCCAAGGGCTGGCCCGAGGACGGTATCGCCCCGGGCACCCGATGGGACGACATCCCCGAGGACTGGAGCTGCCCGGACTGCGGCGCGGCGAAGACCGATTTCGAGATGGTCGAGGTCGCACGGCCTTGA
- a CDS encoding TetR family transcriptional regulator, which translates to MSRPRDKQRIPYAEASRVLLRDSILDGMRELLLTRDWSAITLSHVAQVAGISRQTIYNEFGSRQGLAEGYAMRLADRLVDAVDEAINHNVGEVHAAFLEGFRAFFLESAADPLVISLLTGASKPDLLQIITTGSGPIISRCSARLTGTFQNSWMKASDEDAGVLARAIVRLAMSYVSMPPEADHDVAGDLAQLMTPFAERYGVIDTP; encoded by the coding sequence GTGAGTCGGCCGCGAGACAAACAGCGCATCCCGTATGCGGAGGCATCCAGGGTGCTGCTGCGCGATTCGATTCTCGATGGCATGCGGGAACTGCTGTTGACCCGCGACTGGTCGGCCATCACGCTCTCGCACGTGGCCCAGGTCGCGGGGATCAGCCGTCAGACCATCTACAACGAGTTCGGCTCTCGGCAGGGGCTGGCCGAGGGATATGCGATGCGCCTGGCTGACCGGCTCGTCGACGCGGTCGACGAGGCGATCAACCACAACGTCGGCGAGGTCCACGCGGCATTCCTGGAGGGGTTCCGGGCGTTCTTCCTCGAATCCGCCGCCGACCCTCTGGTGATCTCGTTGCTCACCGGCGCCTCCAAGCCCGACCTGCTGCAGATCATCACCACCGGCAGCGGGCCGATCATCTCCCGATGCTCGGCGCGGCTGACCGGAACCTTTCAGAACAGTTGGATGAAGGCCAGCGATGAGGACGCCGGCGTGCTGGCCCGGGCGATCGTGCGGCTGGCGATGAGTTACGTGTCGATGCCGCCCGAGGCGGATCACGATGTGGCCGGTGACCTGGCCCAACTGATGACGCCATTCGCCGAGCGCTACGGTGTCATAGATACCCCGTAG
- the ahcY gene encoding adenosylhomocysteinase yields the protein MTELKADSRGGIDYKVADLSLAEFGRKEIRLAEHEMPGLMALRREYHDVQPLKGARISGSLHMTVQTAVLIETLVALGAEVRWASCNIFSTQDHAAAAIVVGPHGTPEEPKGTPVFAWKGETLEEYWWAAEQMLTWEGEPANMILDDGGDATMLVLRGAEYEKAGVVPPAEEDDSAEWKVFLSLVRKRFETEKDKWTKIAASVKGVTEETTTGVLRLYQFAAAGELAFPAINVNDSVTKSKFDNKYGTRHSLVDGINRGTDALIGGKKVLICGYGDVGKGCAESLAGQGARVQVTEIDPINALQALMDGYDVVTVEEAIGNADIVVTATGNFDIILLEHMKAMKDHAILGNIGHFDNEIDMAALEKSGAVRLNIKPQVDQWTFGDSGKSIIVLSEGRLLNLGNATGHPSFVMSNSFSNQVIAQIELWTKTDEYDNEVYRLAKHLDEKVARIHVEALGGALTKLTKEQAEYIGVDVDGPYKPEHYRY from the coding sequence ATGACTGAGTTGAAGGCCGATAGCCGGGGCGGTATCGACTACAAGGTGGCCGACCTCTCGTTGGCCGAATTCGGCCGCAAGGAGATCCGCCTGGCCGAACACGAGATGCCCGGCCTGATGGCCCTGCGTCGCGAGTACCACGACGTGCAGCCGCTCAAGGGCGCCCGCATCTCCGGTTCGTTGCACATGACCGTGCAGACCGCGGTTTTGATCGAGACGCTGGTGGCTCTCGGGGCAGAGGTCCGCTGGGCCTCCTGCAACATCTTCTCCACCCAGGATCACGCCGCCGCAGCCATCGTTGTCGGCCCGCACGGCACTCCCGAGGAGCCCAAGGGCACCCCGGTCTTCGCCTGGAAGGGCGAGACGCTGGAGGAGTACTGGTGGGCCGCCGAGCAGATGCTCACCTGGGAGGGCGAGCCGGCGAACATGATCCTCGACGACGGTGGCGACGCCACCATGCTCGTGCTGCGAGGCGCCGAGTACGAAAAGGCCGGCGTGGTTCCGCCTGCCGAGGAAGACGACTCGGCCGAGTGGAAGGTCTTCCTGTCCCTGGTGCGCAAGCGCTTCGAGACGGAGAAGGACAAGTGGACCAAGATCGCCGCCTCGGTCAAGGGTGTCACCGAGGAGACCACCACCGGCGTGCTGCGGCTGTACCAGTTCGCCGCCGCAGGTGAATTGGCGTTCCCGGCCATCAACGTCAACGACTCGGTCACCAAGAGCAAGTTCGACAACAAGTACGGCACCCGGCACTCGCTGGTCGACGGCATCAACCGCGGCACCGACGCGCTGATCGGCGGCAAGAAGGTGCTGATCTGCGGCTACGGCGACGTGGGCAAGGGCTGTGCCGAATCGCTGGCCGGTCAGGGTGCGCGCGTGCAGGTCACCGAGATCGACCCGATCAACGCCCTTCAGGCGCTGATGGACGGTTACGACGTGGTGACCGTCGAAGAGGCGATCGGCAACGCCGACATCGTGGTGACCGCGACCGGCAACTTCGACATCATCCTGCTCGAGCACATGAAGGCCATGAAGGACCACGCGATCCTGGGCAACATCGGCCACTTCGACAACGAGATCGACATGGCGGCCCTGGAGAAGTCCGGCGCGGTGCGGCTGAACATCAAGCCGCAGGTCGACCAGTGGACCTTCGGTGATTCGGGCAAGTCGATCATCGTGCTGTCCGAGGGCCGGCTGCTCAACCTCGGAAACGCCACGGGGCACCCGTCATTCGTGATGAGCAACAGCTTCTCGAACCAGGTGATCGCCCAGATCGAACTGTGGACCAAGACCGACGAGTACGACAACGAGGTCTACCGCCTGGCCAAGCACCTCGATGAGAAGGTCGCTCGCATCCACGTCGAGGCGCTGGGTGGCGCGCTGACCAAGCTCACCAAGGAGCAGGCCGAGTACATCGGCGTCGACGTCGACGGTCCGTACAAGCCGGAGCACTACCGCTACTGA
- the gjpA gene encoding outer membrane porin GjpA: MHLVAQPHPPVGAKQETTRHWLTAAGIVVAAAGMIAATPGISPVPAGAQHDIHADAVRLTAGWDPFAPLQTAFDTAKANGTILGDNFLLAPGVGLQQAIANQIGYAKQLFDDPSSFEAVSQQFAANAMKVVTGLTLIGADDATKDAVLKHTLGGMHGLALDMFPSFLEEGVDVDSFSAVMSVLASPLSGVLIGSVGPVISPAVALLNSAVAISDALQAGDSTTALSSLLGVPAGMVDAFLNGANLNLDALAPMINDAGLIKDSVTIGGLNIAFGGLLTPGSTDRSTYEYTDEEGNKVTIPSVGGSIFNSLGLDVKLGALGISVKGEAVGPIGALQGLSQTVGVLLGSGWDDWDGKGNAPAPKPPLFGLHPLATGDILSDTAESAGVTKLRDALKGAAVENIVKKLQGIATGTEEATDEAAAPVTDAEGSAADSSAANAIAAANELTYSTANKTVTVSLEKPTAVSATADAAKAPAATKVATADEAGTTDETAAPTESADDAATAGKPTPKVQTRLNAPTTRTAGPTDKTPRSNLVKGVKDAVKNVRNGLGANSTRKSSESTSSSSDSSAGASNSGSESTKPAKKDAGSKSKHDNKK; this comes from the coding sequence GTGCATCTCGTTGCTCAGCCCCACCCCCCCGTGGGCGCAAAGCAAGAAACCACCCGTCACTGGCTCACCGCAGCGGGCATCGTCGTCGCCGCCGCCGGGATGATTGCCGCCACGCCGGGAATCTCTCCCGTCCCTGCCGGTGCCCAGCACGACATTCACGCCGACGCCGTGCGCCTCACCGCTGGTTGGGACCCCTTCGCGCCACTGCAAACGGCCTTCGACACCGCGAAGGCCAACGGCACGATCCTGGGCGACAACTTCCTGTTGGCCCCGGGCGTCGGACTGCAGCAGGCGATCGCCAACCAGATCGGCTATGCCAAGCAGCTTTTCGATGACCCGTCGAGCTTCGAGGCCGTGTCGCAACAGTTCGCCGCCAATGCGATGAAGGTGGTGACGGGTCTCACCCTGATCGGTGCGGACGACGCCACCAAGGACGCGGTGCTCAAGCACACCCTCGGCGGTATGCACGGCTTGGCGCTCGACATGTTTCCCTCGTTCCTGGAGGAAGGTGTCGACGTCGACTCCTTCTCCGCGGTCATGAGTGTCCTGGCCTCGCCGCTGAGCGGCGTCCTCATCGGATCGGTCGGCCCGGTGATCAGCCCGGCGGTGGCCCTCCTCAACAGTGCCGTGGCGATTTCGGACGCGCTCCAGGCCGGCGACTCGACAACCGCACTCTCCAGCCTGCTGGGGGTGCCGGCCGGCATGGTCGACGCGTTCCTGAACGGCGCCAATCTGAACCTCGACGCGCTGGCGCCGATGATCAACGATGCGGGCCTGATCAAGGACAGCGTCACCATCGGCGGGCTCAACATCGCGTTCGGCGGTCTGCTCACCCCGGGCTCAACCGATCGGAGCACCTACGAATACACCGACGAAGAGGGCAACAAGGTAACGATCCCCTCGGTCGGCGGCTCGATCTTCAACAGCCTCGGTCTGGACGTCAAACTCGGTGCCCTCGGCATCTCGGTCAAGGGCGAGGCCGTCGGCCCGATCGGCGCCTTGCAGGGGCTGTCGCAAACGGTCGGCGTGCTGCTCGGCAGCGGCTGGGACGATTGGGACGGCAAGGGGAATGCTCCGGCCCCGAAGCCCCCACTGTTCGGACTGCATCCGCTCGCTACGGGCGACATCCTGAGCGACACCGCCGAAAGCGCAGGCGTCACCAAACTTCGTGACGCGTTGAAGGGTGCAGCTGTCGAGAACATCGTCAAGAAGCTGCAAGGCATCGCGACCGGCACCGAGGAGGCCACCGACGAGGCTGCCGCTCCGGTCACGGATGCCGAGGGTTCGGCTGCCGACAGTTCGGCCGCGAACGCCATCGCAGCGGCCAACGAGCTGACCTACTCGACCGCGAACAAGACCGTCACGGTGTCGCTGGAGAAGCCGACCGCCGTATCCGCGACCGCGGATGCCGCCAAGGCCCCGGCCGCCACCAAGGTCGCTACCGCTGACGAGGCAGGCACCACCGACGAGACCGCGGCACCGACGGAATCGGCCGACGATGCCGCAACCGCTGGTAAGCCGACGCCCAAGGTTCAGACCCGCCTGAATGCGCCGACGACCCGGACCGCCGGCCCGACGGACAAGACCCCGCGCAGCAATCTGGTCAAGGGTGTCAAGGATGCGGTGAAGAACGTTCGCAACGGATTGGGCGCGAACAGCACCCGCAAGTCCAGCGAATCCACTTCCAGCTCAAGCGATTCGAGTGCCGGTGCGTCCAACTCCGGTTCCGAATCCACCAAGCCGGCCAAGAAGGACGCCGGCAGCAAGAGCAAGCACGACAACAAGAAGTAA
- a CDS encoding fatty acyl-AMP ligase has product MHQNTALTAATLLDLLQQRAATYQDKVAFSFSYDGDDQNRTQLTYRDLDRRARAIASTLHDLGAVGERVLVLCRPGLDSIAGFFGCVYAGAVAVPVHERLAPRLSSVVPDAHARFALATAETQAKIKAAIDELAEGRDLRWVRADEVDTPAAEGSSWAAPEIDPDAIAMVQYTSGSTTTPKGVALTHRNLLHNMESIRQVWDGDDTATSVFWLPSHHDMGLIGGILSMLYVGCTTHLMSPSSFVKRPMGWLEAISRHRATFTAAPNFAYDRCVEESTAEQRAALDLSSLATAMNGAEPVQAATLEKFAEAFAPAGFRPEALCPVYGLAEATLLVSGGSDSALPVVAHVDRTGLQADRVVDVEPGHPSAVALVGCGRPRGGQHVVVIDPLTHRPCGADEVGEIWIAGPSVGWGYWARPDETAQTFSAVAAEVSGGPFLRTGDLGFLRSGELYITGRCKDLVVIRGGNYYPSDIERTVQDSHPALVSGRGAVFAITPGLGAVEQMVIVQEVARQRDGSVDLSAVADAVRAAVTARYGVEPNAVLLVEHLSIPTTSSGKIQRGRCRQQLLDDEIAPVAHWLRPSALDDLAKARELEAAIRIAELIKAEAARQQAPGLN; this is encoded by the coding sequence ATGCACCAGAACACAGCGCTCACCGCAGCCACCCTGCTGGACCTGCTGCAGCAGCGGGCCGCGACGTATCAGGACAAGGTCGCGTTCAGCTTCTCGTATGACGGCGACGACCAGAACCGCACCCAGCTGACATACCGCGACCTGGATCGCCGGGCCCGCGCGATCGCGTCCACCCTGCACGACCTGGGGGCTGTCGGTGAACGCGTCCTGGTGCTGTGCCGGCCCGGCCTGGATTCCATCGCCGGGTTCTTCGGCTGCGTCTACGCGGGTGCTGTCGCCGTGCCGGTGCACGAGCGGCTGGCTCCACGCCTGTCCTCGGTGGTGCCCGACGCACATGCGCGCTTCGCGCTCGCCACCGCCGAGACGCAGGCGAAGATCAAGGCCGCGATCGACGAGTTGGCCGAGGGGCGCGACCTGCGGTGGGTCCGTGCCGATGAGGTGGACACCCCCGCCGCCGAAGGCAGCAGTTGGGCGGCACCGGAGATCGACCCGGACGCGATCGCCATGGTGCAGTACACGTCTGGCTCCACCACGACGCCGAAGGGCGTCGCACTGACGCACCGCAACCTTCTCCACAACATGGAGTCGATCCGCCAGGTGTGGGACGGCGACGACACCGCAACCAGCGTGTTCTGGCTGCCGTCCCACCACGACATGGGTCTGATCGGCGGGATTCTGTCGATGCTCTACGTGGGGTGCACCACCCATCTGATGTCACCGTCCTCCTTCGTCAAACGGCCGATGGGCTGGCTGGAAGCGATATCCCGGCATCGCGCAACCTTCACCGCCGCACCGAACTTCGCCTACGACCGGTGTGTCGAAGAGAGCACTGCAGAGCAGCGCGCGGCGCTCGATCTGTCCAGCCTCGCCACCGCCATGAACGGCGCCGAGCCGGTACAGGCCGCCACGCTGGAGAAGTTCGCCGAGGCGTTCGCTCCGGCGGGGTTCCGGCCGGAGGCACTGTGTCCGGTGTACGGACTCGCCGAGGCGACCTTGCTGGTGTCCGGCGGTTCGGACTCCGCGCTGCCGGTCGTTGCGCACGTCGATCGCACCGGGCTTCAGGCAGATCGCGTCGTCGACGTCGAGCCGGGACATCCGTCCGCGGTCGCTTTGGTGGGGTGCGGCCGCCCGCGAGGCGGCCAGCACGTGGTCGTCATCGATCCGTTGACCCACCGGCCGTGCGGGGCGGATGAGGTCGGCGAGATCTGGATCGCCGGCCCCAGCGTCGGTTGGGGATATTGGGCCAGGCCAGATGAGACGGCGCAGACGTTTTCCGCTGTTGCGGCCGAGGTATCCGGCGGGCCATTCCTGCGCACCGGTGATCTGGGTTTCCTCCGGTCGGGCGAGCTGTACATCACGGGACGCTGTAAGGATCTCGTCGTCATCCGCGGCGGCAACTACTACCCCAGCGACATCGAGCGGACGGTGCAGGACAGCCATCCGGCACTCGTATCCGGGCGCGGCGCCGTCTTCGCGATCACTCCCGGTCTGGGAGCGGTCGAACAGATGGTGATCGTGCAGGAGGTGGCTCGCCAACGAGACGGATCGGTCGACCTCTCCGCGGTTGCCGATGCGGTCCGGGCCGCGGTGACCGCGCGATACGGCGTAGAGCCGAACGCGGTTCTGCTGGTGGAACATCTGTCGATTCCGACGACGTCGAGCGGCAAGATCCAACGGGGCCGGTGCCGGCAACAGTTGCTCGACGACGAGATCGCGCCCGTGGCGCACTGGCTCAGGCCGTCGGCGCTCGACGACCTCGCCAAGGCCAGGGAACTCGAGGCCGCGATCCGCATCGCCGAGCTGATCAAGGCCGAGGCGGCCCGTCAGCAGGCACCAGGCCTGAACTGA
- a CDS encoding dTMP kinase, whose amino-acid sequence MLIAIEGVDGAGKRTLTNGLRAAFEADRKSVGSLAFPRYHRSVPADLAAEALHGAHGDLAESVYAMAALFALDRAGAREEIEHLQGAYDVVILDRYVASNAAYSAARLHQGADGEAVAWVRELEFDRLKLPSPDWQVLLDVPTELAAQRAEHRANTEADRAKDAYERDGGLQQRTGEVYTALSAADWCGRWAVAGPDVDATVLAGRLSSR is encoded by the coding sequence GTGCTCATTGCGATCGAAGGTGTCGACGGTGCCGGCAAACGTACGTTGACCAACGGCCTGCGGGCGGCGTTCGAGGCCGATCGCAAGTCCGTCGGCAGCCTGGCATTCCCGCGCTACCACCGGTCGGTGCCCGCCGACCTGGCCGCCGAGGCGCTGCACGGGGCGCACGGCGACCTGGCCGAATCGGTGTACGCGATGGCGGCCCTGTTCGCGCTCGACCGCGCCGGCGCCCGGGAGGAGATCGAACACCTGCAGGGCGCCTACGACGTCGTCATCCTGGACCGCTACGTCGCCTCCAATGCCGCCTACAGTGCGGCGAGGCTGCACCAGGGCGCCGACGGCGAGGCGGTCGCCTGGGTGCGCGAGCTCGAGTTCGACCGCCTGAAACTCCCCAGCCCGGATTGGCAGGTACTGCTCGATGTCCCGACCGAGCTGGCCGCCCAGCGGGCCGAGCACCGCGCCAACACCGAGGCCGACCGCGCCAAGGACGCCTACGAACGCGACGGCGGGCTGCAACAGCGCACCGGCGAGGTCTATACCGCGCTGTCGGCCGCCGACTGGTGCGGTCGATGGGCCGTCGCGGGCCCAGACGTGGACGCAACTGTCCTTGCGGGTCGGCTAAGCAGCAGATAA
- the mtrA gene encoding two-component system response regulator MtrA, with the protein MDTMRQRILVVDDDPSLAEMLTIVLRGEGFDTAVVGDGSQALTAVRELRPDLVLLDLMLPGMNGIDVCRVLRADSGVPIVMLTAKTDTVDVVLGLESGADDYVMKPFKPKELVARVRARLRRNEDEPAELLSINDVEIDVPAHKVTRQGEQISLTPLEFDLLVALARKPRQVFTRDVLLEQVWGYRHPADTRLVNVHVQRLRAKVEKDPENPQVVLTVRGVGYKAGPP; encoded by the coding sequence ATGGACACCATGAGGCAAAGGATCCTTGTCGTCGATGACGACCCATCACTGGCCGAGATGCTCACCATCGTCTTGCGTGGTGAAGGATTCGACACCGCGGTCGTCGGCGATGGCAGCCAGGCGCTGACCGCCGTTCGTGAATTGCGCCCCGATCTGGTCCTGCTGGACCTGATGTTGCCCGGGATGAACGGGATCGACGTGTGCCGGGTGCTCCGTGCCGACTCGGGTGTCCCGATCGTCATGCTGACCGCCAAGACCGACACCGTCGACGTGGTACTGGGCCTGGAATCCGGCGCCGACGACTATGTGATGAAGCCGTTCAAGCCCAAGGAGCTGGTGGCCCGGGTGCGCGCACGGCTGCGCCGCAACGAGGACGAGCCTGCCGAGCTGCTGTCGATCAACGATGTCGAGATCGACGTGCCGGCCCACAAGGTGACCCGCCAGGGCGAGCAGATTTCGCTGACACCGCTGGAGTTCGACCTGCTGGTGGCGCTGGCACGCAAACCACGCCAGGTGTTTACTCGTGATGTGCTGCTCGAACAGGTGTGGGGATATCGCCACCCCGCTGACACCCGTTTGGTGAACGTGCATGTCCAGCGGTTGCGGGCCAAGGTTGAGAAAGACCCGGAGAACCCGCAGGTGGTGTTGACCGTTCGAGGAGTGGGATACAAGGCCGGACCCCCGTGA